One stretch of Gopherus flavomarginatus isolate rGopFla2 chromosome 2, rGopFla2.mat.asm, whole genome shotgun sequence DNA includes these proteins:
- the LOC127043591 gene encoding E3 ubiquitin-protein ligase MARCHF5-like yields the protein MAEPAEERHCWVCFTTEHEDRAAEWVCPCRCKGSTKWIHQACLQRWLDEKQKGNSTGSVSCPQCGTEYRIVFPKLGPLVYFLHQVDQILSRASPFAMAGIVVGTVYWSAVTYGAVTVMQVVGHKKGLDVMERADPLFLLMGLPTIPVMLVLGRLIRWEDYVLRVWRKYSSKLQALQALVPGIGRPVSPGPLAESRPQSDHLSLSRTLCGALVFPTVASLVGRLLFRRVDSSLQRTILGGITFVAIKGVLKVYFRQQQYLLQANRRILDYLEPGPAPLDEDSSTEGNLS from the exons ATGGCCGAGCCTGCCGAGGAGAG GCACTGCTGGGTCTGCTTCACCACAGAGCACGAGGACCGGGCCGCCGAGTGGGTCTGCCCCTGCCGCTGCAAAGGCTCCACCAAATGGATCCACCAGGCCTGCCTGCAGCGCTGGCTGGACGAGAAGCAGAAGGGCAACAGCACGGGCAGCGTGAGCTGCCCACAGTGTGGCACTGAGTACCGCATTGTCTTCCCCAAGCTGG GGCCCCTGGTGTATTTCCTCCACCAGGTGGACCAGATCCTGTCCAGAGCCAGCCCCTTCGCCATGGCTGGCATTGTGGTGGGGACGGTGTACTGGTCAGCTGTCACCTATGGGGCCGTCACGGTGATGCAG GTGGTTGGCCATAAGAAGGGGCTGGATGTGATGGAGCGGGCAGACCCCCTCTTCCTGCTCATGGGACTGCCCACCATCCCCGTCATGCTGGTACTGGGTAGGCTGATCCGCTGGGAGGACTACGTGCTGCGTGTCTGGCGGAAGTACTCCAGCAAGCTGCAGGCCCTGCAGGCCCTGGTGCCAG ggattgggcgccCAGTGTCCCCGGGGCCGCTGGCTGAGTCCCGCCCCCAGAGCGACCACCTGTCCCTCTCACGAACGCTGTGCGGGGCCCTGGTGTTCCCCACTGTCGCCAGCCTGGTGGGCAGGCTCCTCTTCCGGCGGGTGGACTCCAGCCTGCAGCGCACCATCCTG GGAGGCATCACCTTTGTGGCCATCAAGGGGGTGCTCAAAGTCTACTTCAGACAGCAGCAGTACCTGCTCCAGGCCAACCGGCGCATCCTTGACTACCTGGAGCCGGGCCCAGCGCCCCTGGACGAGGACAGCAGCACCGAGGGCAACCTCAGCTAG